In Mycobacterium sp. ITM-2016-00317, the genomic window CGCGGGTGCCGCCAACAAAACATCACATGTCCCTACGATTAAACCTGTCCGGAGCAACCCACCACATGCCAAGTCCCTCCATCACCTCGCCGCAAGTAGCCATCAACGACATTGGCTCGGCCGAGGACTTTCTCGCCGCGATCGACAAGACCATCAAGTACTTCAACGATGGCGACATCGTCGAAGGCACCATCGTCAAGGTCGACCGTGACGAGGTTCTGCTCGATATCGGTTACAAGACCGAAGGCGTCATCCCCTCCCGCGAACTCTCCATCAAGCACGACGTCGACCCCAACGAGGTCGTTTCCGTGGGCGATGAGGTGGAGGCCCTTGTCCTCACCAAGGAGGACAAGGAAGGCCGTCTGATCCTGTCCAAGAAGCGCGCTCAGTACGAGCGTGCCTGGGGCACCATCGAAGAACTCAAGGAGAAGGACGAGGCCGTCAAGGGCACCGTCATCGAGGTCGTCAAGGGCGGCCTGATCCTCGACATCGGCCTGCGCGGCTTCCTGCCGGCATCGCTGGTGGAGATGCGTCGCGTCCGCGATCTGCAGCCGTACATCGGCAAGGAGATCGAGGCCAAGATCATCGAGCTCGACAAGAACCGCAACAACGTGGTGCTCTCGCGCCGCGCCTGGCTGGAGCAGACCCAGTCCGAGGTGCGCAGCGAGTTCCTCAATCAGCTCACCAAGGGCGCCATCCGCAAGGGTGTGGTCTCCTCGATCGTCAACTTCGGCGCCTTCGTCGATCTCGGCGGCGTCGACGGCCTGGTGCACGTCTCCGAGCTGTCCTGGAAGCACATCGATCACCCGTCCGAGGTGGTTCAGGTGGGCGACGAGGTCACCGTCGAGGTGCTCGACGTCGACATGGATCGCGAGCGGGTTTCGTTGTCGCTCAAGGCGACTCAGGAAGACCCGTGGCGCCACTTCGCCCGCACCCACGCGATCGGCCAGATCGTGCCGGGCAAGGTCACCAAGCTGGTTCCGTTCGGCGCGTTCGTCCGCGTCGAGGAGGGCATCGAGGGCCTGGTGCACATCTCGGAGCTCTCCGAGCGCCACGTCGAGGTTCCGGACCAGGTCGTCCAGGTCGGCGACGACGCGATGGTCAAGGTCATCGACATCGACCTGGAGCGTCGCCGTATCTCGCTGAGCCTCAAGCAGGCCAACGAGGATTACTCCGACGAGTTCGAGGCCTGGAAGTACGGCATGGCCGACAGCTACGACGACCAGGGCAACTACATCTTCCCCGAGGGCTTCGACGCCGACACCAACGAGTGGCTCGAAGGCTTCGAGAAGCAGCGTGACGAGTGGGAGGCGCGGTACGCCGAGGCCGAGCGCCGCCACAAGA contains:
- the rpsA gene encoding 30S ribosomal protein S1, producing MPSPSITSPQVAINDIGSAEDFLAAIDKTIKYFNDGDIVEGTIVKVDRDEVLLDIGYKTEGVIPSRELSIKHDVDPNEVVSVGDEVEALVLTKEDKEGRLILSKKRAQYERAWGTIEELKEKDEAVKGTVIEVVKGGLILDIGLRGFLPASLVEMRRVRDLQPYIGKEIEAKIIELDKNRNNVVLSRRAWLEQTQSEVRSEFLNQLTKGAIRKGVVSSIVNFGAFVDLGGVDGLVHVSELSWKHIDHPSEVVQVGDEVTVEVLDVDMDRERVSLSLKATQEDPWRHFARTHAIGQIVPGKVTKLVPFGAFVRVEEGIEGLVHISELSERHVEVPDQVVQVGDDAMVKVIDIDLERRRISLSLKQANEDYSDEFEAWKYGMADSYDDQGNYIFPEGFDADTNEWLEGFEKQRDEWEARYAEAERRHKMHTAQMEKFAAAEAAEAAKPVSNGSSRSEESSGGGSLASDAQLAALREKLAGNA